The following proteins come from a genomic window of Anopheles ziemanni chromosome 3, idAnoZiCoDA_A2_x.2, whole genome shotgun sequence:
- the LOC131285126 gene encoding peritrophin-1-like — MNQKAIVCSIILAVFVGHGTAQRNPCQGMAEGVFVNDFSSCEGYYLCQSEQPTPAQCPPGFYFNEAQQLCDFPQNVFCHVCNQQTGVQLFPHPTFCEQFITCSNGISFIGACNQGELFDAELQACKNEARVDCSRMRCPAIDNPNVVVFIPGIQSCDEYFLCQGGTPIQRFCSPGLHWNRLTERCDFPESANCP; from the coding sequence ATGAACCAAAAAGCAATAGTTTGTTCCATAATCCTTGCTGTTTTTGTTGGACACGGAACAGCGCAACGTAATCCATGCCAGGGTATGGCCGAAGGTGTATTTGTTAACGATTTTTCGAGTTGCGAAGGATACTACCTCTGCCAGAGTGAGCAACCCACGCCGGCCCAATGTCCACCGGGATTCTACTTCAACGAGGCGCAGCAACTGTGTGATTTTCCACAAAACGTGTTCTGTCACGTTTGTAACCAACAAACTGGCGTGCAGCTGTTCCCGCACCCAACGTTTTGCGAGCAGTTCATCACCTGCTCGAATGGAATCTCGTTCATAGGTGCCTGCAATCAGGGCGAACTGTTCGATGCGGAATTGCAGGCGTGCAAGAACGAGGCGCGAGTCGATTGCAGCCGTATGCGTTGCCCAGCGATCGACAACCCCAACGTAGTGGTTTTCATCCCCGGTATCCAGTCCTGCGACGAATACTTCCTGTGTCAGGGTGGTACCCCAATTCAGCGATTCTGCTCTCCTGGATTGCACTGGAATCGGCTTACCGAGCGTTGTGACTTCCCAGAGTCTGCTAATTGCCCGTGA
- the LOC131285127 gene encoding mucin-2-like, with protein MIRLAVALFLLGCASAQTTSTACVGQPQYTFVAHETDCWRYYTCVNEQAFPQECPEPFIFVQATQMCDFGDRNACVNCPPTGIHNLPVTGSCTQFIQCIEGTQFPRECPPGTQFDTVAGQCNIASVVGCVALDCPAVDDPQNPVIKPDPNDCQVYYICIGGQGVEQNCPPGTRFNPTLQVCDLEANVVCPATPAQLGTSNTYQCQSNRGMTFEPLPNSCTDYIMCINSVPYEMSCAPGKSFDSLARLCMDTAQAKCLLDTKFLCAATTVGISTVAYPNSCSKYLLCIYGEAYEIECPSHELYDSFKRRCVPSAEALCSNGPPTLPDLKPFANPCADNVGVNNVPDPSNCQRYFMCINTQFREVTCPGNQIFDIYSRSCGPVMHSTCIRDIDAPAAPSPPPPPPPPPQPSPSPAPTPVNPNNPCRSNNGVSYKPHPTDCSRYFMCMDTQPFEQRCPAGQAFDINTENCRVRQGATCIVDVSPCADNVGISYKPHLQDCGRYYMCMDTQSFEQTCPSGQVFDVNTATCGSTQTSTCILDQHPTDPTPPVPAPVPTIPTPVPTIPTPAPTVPTPAPSAPNPCASNTGVNYLPHPQDCTRYYMCMDTTPFEQTCGAGQVFDIFKATCGPTGTSTCILDPINPEDVPKPPTPPPSINPLQGCLGNVGIKNVPHPTDCTRFYLCVDEMAFEQQCGPNLVFDIESALCDRPENSICVENIATPPTAGPGDAPAPPTPPTPAPPTIPTPPLPTAPTPPVTEDEAPTAPTAGPVTPAPEIPTAPTLPGPTPAPPGEVPTAPTPTSEVPTAPTPAPTVPTPAPTLPPPTQPPPTLPPPTVPPPTIPPPVPTPPPPPTGNPPTCPPGELFYYPHPDCTRFYRCVWGTLHVMTCPPNLFWNQEREFCDHPFNVNCPSLG; from the exons ATGATAA GACTAGCAGTGGCGCTATTCCTGTTGGGATGCGCAAGCGCCCAGACAACCAGCACTGCATGCGTTGGTCAGCCCCAGTACACTTTTGTGGCCCATGAAACGGACTGCTGGAGGTATTACACATGTGTCAATGAACAGGCTTTCCCGCAAGAGTGCCCGGAACCTTTCATTTTCGTCCAAGCAACACAGATGTGTGACTTTGGTGATCGGAACGCGTGCGTCAACTGTCCCCCGACCGGTATCCATAATCTCCCAGTAACAGGCTCCTGCACACAATTTATACAGTGCATAGAGGGAACGCAGTTCCCGCGCGAATGTCCACCGGGTACGCAGTTTGATACCGTCGCAGGCCAGTGTAACATCGCATCGGTTGTTGGTTGCGTGGCCCTGGATTGTCCAGCTGTGGACGACCCGCAAAACCCCGTCATTAAACCGGATCCAAATGACTGTCAGGTGTACTATATCTGCATTGGTGGACAAGGGGTTGAGCAAAATTGTCCCCCAGGAACGCGGTTCAATCCGACTCTTCAAGTTTGCGATCTGGAGGCCAACGTTGTCTGTCCAGCAACA CCCGCCCAACTAGGGACCTCGAATACGTATCAGTGCCAGAGCAATCGAGGCATGACCTTCGAGCCGCTACCGAATAGCTGCACTGACTACATAATGTGTATTAATTCGGTTCCCTACGAAATGTCCTGCGCTCCCGGTAAGTCCTTCGACAGCTTAGCCAGGCTCTGCATGGATACCGCGCAGGCCAAATGTCTGCTCGACACCAAGTTCCTGTGTGCAGCTACGACCGTTGGCATCAGTACCGTCGCCTATCCGAACAGTTGCTCCAAGTATCTGTTGTGTATCTATGGTGAAGCGTACGAAATCGAATGTCCTTCACACGAGTTGTACGACAGCTTCAAGCGCCGTTGCGTACCGTCGGCAGAAGCACTATGCTCTAACGGGCCACCCACACTGCCAGATCTGAAGCCATTTGCTAATCCTTGTGCAGATAACGTCGGGGTTAACAATGTACCCGATCCAAGCAACTGTCAACGGTATTTCATGTGCATCAATACGCAATTTAGGGAGGTCACCTGCCCCGGTAATCAGATCTTTGACATCTACTCAAGGAGCTGTGGCCCGGTCATGCACTCAACTTGCATTCGAGACATAGATGCGCCTGCAGCACCatcacccccaccaccacccccaccgcCTCCccaaccatcaccatcaccagcacCCACCCCCGTCAATCCAAATAATCCCTGTCGTAGCAATAACGGAGTGAGCTACAAACCACACCCAACCGACTGTTCTCGATACTTCATGTGCATGGATACTCAACCATTCGAACAAAGGTGTCCAGCAGGTCAAGCGTTTGATATCAACACTGAAAACTGTCGTGTACGGCAAGGTGCAACCTGTATTGTAGATGTTAGCCCATGTGCCGACAATGTCGGTATTAGCTACAAACCCCACTTGCAGGACTGTGGTCGCTACTACATGTGTATGGACACACAATCCTTTGAGCAAACATGCCCATCGGGACAAGTGTTCGATGTCAATACAGCTACCTGTGGCTCAACCCAGACATCTACCTGCATTCTTGATCAACATCCAACTGACCCAACTCCCCCTGTGCCAGCGCCTGTACCCACTATTCCTACGCCAGTTCCAACTATCCCAACGCCAGCTCCCACTGTTCCTACGCCAGCTCCATCGGCTCCCAATCCGTGTGCATCGAACACTGGAGTGAATTATTTACCGCATCCTCAGGACTGCACACGATACTACATGTGCATGGACACGACACCTTTTGAACAAACATGCGGTGCAGGCCAGGTGTTTGACATCTTTAAGGCTACCTGTGGGCCAACTGGGACTTCCACCTGCATCCTAGATCCAATCAATCCGGAGGATGTACCGAAGCCTCCTACGCCACCTCCAAGCATAAATCCACTACAAGGATGTTTGGGTAACGTTGGGATAAAAAATGTACCCCATCCTACTGATTGCACTAGATTCTATCTTTGCGTCGACGAAATGGCCTTCGAGCAACAGTGTGGACCGAATTTAGTGTTCGATATAGAATCCGCGCTGTGCGATCGACCGGAAAATTCCATTTGTGTAGAAAACATTGCCACACCTCCCACGGCTGGACCAGGCGATGCACCTGCGCCACCGACTCCTCCGACTCCAGCGCCACCCACCATTCCTACTCCGCCGCTACCTACTGCACCTACTCCTCCAGTGACTGAGGACGAAGCTCCAACGGCTCCCACTGCCGGGCCAGTCACTCCCGCACCTGAAATCCCCACCGCACCAACTCTTCCCGGCCCAACGCCCGCTCCACCAGGTGAGGTACCTACCGCTCCTACACCAACATCCGAAGTCCCTACTGCACCCACACCAGCTCCCACAGTTCCAACTCCCGCTCCTACCCTCCCGCCACCGACACAGCCTCCTCCAACACTTCCTCCCCCAACCGTTCCTCCCCCAACCATTCCTCCACCAGTCCCTacccctcctccaccacccacTGGCAACCCACCAACCTGTCCTCCGGGCGAACTGTTCTACTATCCCCATCCCGACTGCACACGTTTCTATCGATGTGTTTGGGGTACGCTGCACGTCATGACCTGCCCTCCAAACTTATTCTGGAACCAGGAGCGTGAGTTCTGCGACCATCCGTTCAACGTGAACTGTCCTTCACTTGGATAG
- the LOC131285128 gene encoding peritrophin-1-like → MILLTISISDARSQQIETSSMCEGKEINSFVPDPENCSKFFQCNGDTFIHGSCPTGMFYHQQDVCSFDDSDCSSSTEPPTTSSSSSTTDETNVTSSTGIPEKSTTTAASTDPGQRCADVDPNRPHFIKSPTQCSEYYICVDGKAIPGQCPDNMLFNAEMEYCDFPDNVDCGTLPRPPGFEQASEATTPQEATTTTIPEASEAPGESCPAVDDPVVPTYLAVFDDCSSYILCYHGNPLKMKCPIGLEWNRQDSMCDTPQNAKCQVH, encoded by the exons ATGATTCTGCTGACAATATCAATTTCTGATGCTCGGTCTCAGCAAATTGAAACGAGTTCCATGTGCGAAGGCAAGGAGATCAATTCATTTGTGCCTGATCCAGAAAATTGTAGCAAGTTTTTCCAGTGCAACGGTGATACATTCATACACGGCTCTTGCCCGACAGGAATGTTTTACCACCAGCAGGATGTGTGCAGTTTTGATGACTCTGATTGTTCATCATCTACCGAACCACCAACAACATCTAGCTCTTCTTCGACAACTGATGAGACGAATGTAACGAGCAGTACTGGAATACCTGAAAAATCTACCACAACAGCGGCCTCGACCGATCCAGGGCAACGGTGTGCCGATGTTGATCCAAACCGTCCCCATTTTATCAAAAGTCCTACCCAGTGTTCCGAATACTACATCTGCGTTGACGGCAAAGCAATTC CTGGTCAATGCCCAGACAACATGCTGTTTAATGCCGAAATGGAATACTGCGATTTTCCTGACAACGTTGATTGCGGTACTCTCCCGCGGCCACCCGGGTTCGAGCAAGCATCAGAAGCTACGACACCTCAAGAAGCTACGACAACAACCATCCCGGAAGCTTCAGAGGCACCGGGAGAGTCCTGTCCCGCGGTCGACGATCCAGTGGTTCCCACGTACCTTGCGGTGTTCGACGATTGCTCCTCGTACATCTTGTGCTACCATGGTAATCCTTTGAAGATGAAGTGTCCGATAGGATTGGAGTGGAACAGACAAGATTCGATGTGTGATACACCACAAAATGCCAAATGCCAGGTACATTGA
- the LOC131287479 gene encoding probable chitinase 10: protein MNYLAATLFIGIVSVTVAFDEECVGKRNGATFSDEYSCSRYRICLGGYISRGECEAGLYWDNFRRLCLPAALVQCSAKMPPIVPTTTYAPPTTDDTILDVNDQSRPDFLAEEYSCPAQGVLSIPHRRSCSQYVLCFDGTAVLQRCAPGLHFNAAQSVCTLPDLAYCDLQEQVCPEKDDPFKLVFVADRFDCSKYYYCYNGKFHPHSCAPGLHWDPVNNWCTTIAESKCMNFTPYTEVNEPTLVPKKVSCKDDQARWVKHPKSERHYYLCYKGKSMLKRCDDSLVWDEATHSCNFQH from the exons ATGAACTATCTAGCCGCGACCCTATTCATCGGAATCGTGAGTGTCACGGTGGCGTTCGATGAAGAATGTGTCGGTAAACGCAATGGAGCCACATTCTCGGACGAATACAGCTGCAGTCGGTACCGCATCTGCCTCGGTGGATACATCTCACGTGGGGAATGTGAGGCCGGCCTTTACTGGGACAACTTTCGGCGACTGTGTCTCCCGGCGGCGCTAGTACAGTGCAGTGCAAAAATGCCACCGATTGTGCCCACCACAACGTACGCTCCACCGACCACCGATGACACCATTCTCGATGTGAACGACCAGAGCCGACCTGATTTTCTGGCGGAAGAGTACAGTTGCCCTGCGCAAGGCGTCCTGAGCATTCCTCATCGGCGCAGCTGCTCCCAATACGTGCTGTGCTTTGACGGAACTGCAGTTCTGCAGCGTTGCGCTCCAGGGCTCCATTTCAATGCTGCTCAAAGTGTGTGTACACTACCGGATCTAGCATACTGCGACCTGCAGGAACAAGTGTGTCCCGAAAAGGACGACCCTTTCAAGCTTGTGTTTGTCGCTGACCGGTTCGACTGCTCCAA AtactactactgctacaaCGGAAAGTTCCACCCGCACAGTTGCGCTCCCGGACTGCACTGGGATCCGGTGAACAATTGGTGCACCACGATCGCCGAATCCAAGTGTATGAATTTCACGCCATACACCGAGGTGAACGAGCCAACTCTTGTTCCCAAGAAGGTCAGCTGCAAGGATGATCAGGCACGCTGGGTGAAGCATCCGAAAAGCGAACGCCATTACTACCTCTGCTACAAGGGCAAGTCAATGCTGAAGCGTTGTGACGACAGTCTCGTCTGGGATGAGGCAACGCACTCGTGCAATTTTCAGCATTGA
- the LOC131285129 gene encoding plasma protease C1 inhibitor-like → MNKKLCILLVLAVLCSTVFAGKSKEKTKDKSNESKDKSDESKSKDSDESSSKEVVESTTAAAVEVTDAVTDAPTDAPTDAPTDAPTEAATDAATDAPAAEPTANELKSLCKGVIVDMKPYPGNCNKFVICVLGKATVQTCGSFQVFNTDIKFCTFGDPKKCP, encoded by the coding sequence ATGAACAAGAAACTGTGCATCCTGCTTGTGCTCGCGGTCCTCTGCTCGACGGTCTTTGCCGGTAAGAGCAAAGAAAAGACGAAGGACAAGTCCAACGAATCAAAGGATAAATCTGACGAGTCCAAATCCAAGGATTCTGATGAAAGTTCTTCCAAAGAGGTGGTGGAATCCACTACAGCGGCTGCTGTAGAGGTAACGGATGCTGTAACCGATGCACCTACCGACGCCCCAACCGACGCCCCAACCGACGCCCCAACCGAAGCGGCAACAGATGCAGCGACGGATGCTCCTGCAGCTGAACCAACCGCTAACGAACTGAAGAGCTTGTGCAAGGGCGTTATCGTGGATATGAAGCCGTACCCGGGTAACTGCAACAAGTTCGTCATCTGCGTGCTTGGCAAGGCTACGGTCCAGACGTGCGGAAGCTTCCAGGTGTTCAACACTGACATTAAGTTCTGTACTTTCGGTGATCCGAAGAAATGCCCATAA
- the LOC131287478 gene encoding peritrophin-44-like has protein sequence MEKLLLIAGLCCLVGAGLATFQRTSPPIMGNFVARNSSGDRGRCQGQEDGAIFPSANCSNFVSCEGGREQEVGCLPEGTLFDYERGVCDHPEYVTCWTEDNRCTGRANGTLIPASNCSNFIICMNELENEEVTCAPSGTLFDYQREVCDHPENVQCYEGGACAGRPDGSLAPSRNCSNFFRCENEDIAEEILCQPPGTYFDSEREVCDLPENVQCLESGPGGNSTDGPPTTTAEPTRPPLDPSVPTDLCRGVTVGMLAHPTDCTRYVICVLGQPNVQQCPDNFIFIAELATCGFGDPDTCVGSQTWIDVYRRVTSYAR, from the coding sequence ATGGAGAAGTTACTTTTGATTGCCGGACTGTGCTGCCTGGTTGGGGCTGGGTTGGCAACCTTCCAGCGTACTTCGCCTCCAATTATGGGCAACTTTGTGGCCCGTAATTCTTCAGGCGACAGAGGGCGCTGCCAAGGTCAGGAAGATGGAGCGATCTTCCCATCTGCCAACTGCTCAAACTTTGTGTCCTGCGAGGGAGGACGCGAGCAAGAGGTCGGATGTCTACCGGAGGGTACCCTTTTCGACTACGAACGCGGAGTGTGCGACCATCCGGAATACGTCACCTGCTGGACGGAGGACAACCGTTGCACGGGTCGTGCCAATGGAACGCTGATTCCGGCTTCGAACTGCTCCAATTTCATCATCTGCATGAACGAGCTGGAAAACGAGGAAGTAACCTGTGCTCCATCTGGAACGCTGTTCGACTACCAGCGTGAGGTGTGTGATCATCCCGAGAATGTGCAGTGCTACGAGGGTGGGGCTTGTGCTGGCCGACCTGATGGTTCGCTTGCTCCTTCGCGTAACTGTAGCAACTTCTTCCGGTGTGAAAATGAAGATATTGCCGAAGAGATCCTCTGCCAGCCGCCGGGTACCTACTTTGATAGTGAACGGGAGGTCTGTGATctgcccgaaaatgtacaatGCTTGGAATCCGGACCAGGGGGCAACAGCACGGATGGACCACCGACGACGACCGCCGAACCGACGCGTCCTCCGCTAGATCCAAGCGTCCCCACTGATCTCTGCCGGGGCGTGACTGTAGGAATGCTGGCGCACCCAACAGATTGTACAAGATACGTCATCTGTGTTTTGGGTCAACCAAATGTGCAGCAGTGTCCGGATAATTTCATCTTCATCGCTGAGCTGGCAACATGTGGCTTCGGTGACCCGGACACATGCGTGGGAAGCCAGACATGGATTGATGTGTACCGTCGGGTTACGTCATATGCTCGCTAA
- the LOC131285130 gene encoding chitin-binding domain protein cbd-1-like has product MKVVVAILGCLLLVASSDAYNEVCIGVPNLTYVRSPQACYLYYACIDGQAYGYTCPDELWFSLELQRCVPQDESDCDIEQPPELPAAPPRPPSPECTDVDDFTYLPSDTSCQFYYQCIDNFAYLLSCPRGYWFSVSLGRCGNRYEVECDLEVPESTPNPPNPPGNLCFGRPNFSNVRDPQFCHRFYYCLNGSPFPMVCQNGFLFDETAQNCIPEEEAQCNEVPPPAPPTSGICSSVADGQMVLNPIYCNLYYVCVDETAFPSVCPDGEWFDTETQECGQPMDVFCPNGPQTTPTPNVCVDTEDGDYVASPQRCEAYYVCSGGIGYILYCPPGLWFDQVTRECINPAEAICNVPTPPTPNTTPTIPPTIPPTGPPEEGNQMCNGVANNVNLPSPDDCSRFYICFNGGAYPSNCLGGLWFNPETSLCDLPENVDCDVVIPCIDGNAYPQVCSDDLWFSNEQQRCVTKEESDCTLTDPPALPEAPEPEPSPLCAGVSNFRYVAATDSCQWYYQCIDGIAYLISCPLYYWFDENMQRCGTRYDVQCDREGSTTTIIPTPPTVDPLELCDDLPDFTLVPSASLCDRYYSCYQGNPYPQNCLPGLWFNPDTLECDDPENVEVNLPSSLKMKKNLAFYVVLLCCLIGGSLQHSSSSSSSSESNESNGNGRPPWVSTGRPPWVSTGRPPVNRDRCNGVADGTLFPAPNCANFILCEGGRDVQTACVPEGTLFDYERGVCDHPEFVTCYAQENRCTGRVNGTLIPAQECSNFIICMNELETEEVSCVPDGTLFDYQREVCDFPENVLCWESDMCAGRPDGSLAPSRNCSNFFICEDEAIFEEITCQPSGTVFDWEREVCDHPENVKCWESGSNGNSTERPPSSTASPTRPPLDTNVPNDICRGVTVGMIAHPTNCGQYVICVLGQPTVQYCPDDFIFIPELSTCGFGDASSCQASRTWVEVYKRVVSYVH; this is encoded by the exons ATGAAAG TGGTAGTGGCGATATTGGGGTGCCTCCTATTGGTGGCCTCCAGTGATGCTTACAACGAAGTCTGCATTGGTGTGCCGAACCTTACGTACGTAAGAAGTCCACAGGCATGCTATCTCTACTACGCATGCATCGATGGGCAGGCATACGGATACACTTGCCCGGACGAGCTTTGGTTCTCGCTGGAATTGCAGCGCTGTGTGCCCCAGGACGAGTCCGACTGTGACATTGAACAGCCACCGGAACTTCCGGCTGCTCCCCCGAGGCCACCGTCTCCCGAGTGCACGGACGTAGACGATTTCACTTACTTGCCAAGTGATACATCTTGCCAGTTCTACTATCAATGTATCGATAATTTCGCCTACCTGCTGTCATGTCCTCGTGGATACTGGTTCAGCGTATCGCTGGGCCGCTGTGGAAATCGGTATGAGGTAGAGTGCGATTTGGAGGTTCCTGAATCAACCCCCAATCCTCCTAATCCCCCTGGAAACCTTTGTTTCGGTCGACCAAACTTTTCCAACGTTCGCGATCCTCAATTTTGCCATCGGTTCTACTATTGCCTGAACGGGTCACCATTCCCAATGGTATGCCAGAATGGGTTCTTGTTCGATGAAACTGCTCAAAATTGCATCCCTGAGGAAGAGGCACAATGTAACGAAGTACCACCACCGGCTCCTCCTACCTCTGGCATCTGTAGCAGTGTCGCCGATGGTCAGATGGTCCTCAATCCTATATACTGTAATCTGTACTACGTCTGTGTGGATGAAACCGCTTTTCCATCGGTGTGTCCTGACGGTGAATGGTTTGATACGGAAACTCAGGAATGTGGCCAACCAATGGATGTGTTCTGTCCGAACGGCCCCCAGACCACACCGACGCCAAACGTCTGCGTGGACACCGAGGATGGAGACTACGTGGCAAGCCCTCAAAGGTGCGAAGCATATTACGTCTGCTCCGGCGGTATTGGCTACATTCTGTACTGCCCACCCGGACTTTGGTTCGACCAAGTTACGCGAGAGTGCATAAATCCGGCCGAAGCCATCTGCAACGTACCGACACCACCCACACCCAACACCACGCCGACGATCCCACCAACCATCCCACCGACGGGACCACCGGAGGAAGGCAATCAAATGTGCAACGGAGTAGCAAACAACGTCAACCTTCCAAGCCCGGATGATTGTTCTCGCTTCTACATCTGCTTTAATGGAGGCGCGTATCCGAGCAACTGCCTTGGCGGCTTATGGTTCAATCCCGAAACTTCGCTCTGCGATTTGCCTGAGAATGTCGATTGCGATGTGGTGATTCC CTGTATTGATGGTAATGCGTACCCGCAGGTGTGTTCCGATGATCTGTGGTTTTCAAACGAGCAACAACGCTGCGTCACAAAGGAAGAATCTGATTGTACGTTGACCGACCCACCCGCATTACCAGAGGCACCTGAACCGGAACCATCACCATTGTGCGCTGGTGTGTCTAACTTCCGCTACGTGGCAGCAACCGACTCATGCCAATGGTACTACCAATGCATCGATGGTATTGCCTATCTCATTTCCTGCCCACTGTACTACTGGTTCGACGAGAACATGCAACGCTGTGGAACTCGCTACGACGTGCAGTGTGACCGCGAGGGATCAACCACCACCATTATTCCCACACCACCGACCGTTGACCCACTCGAGCTATGTGATGATCTACCGGACTTCACGCTTGTCCCCAGTGCATCCCTTTGTGATAGATATTACTCATGCTACCAGGGGAATCCCTATCCACAAAACTGTCTACCTGGTCTGTGGTTCAATCCGGACACATTGGAATGTGACGATCCGGAAAATGTGGA GGTCAATTTACCAAGTAGcttaaaaatgaagaaaaatcttGCGTTTTATGTGGTTCTTCTGTGCTGTCTTATTGGTGGCTCCCTACAACATTCTTCGTCATCTTCGTCCAGCAGTGAGTCCAACGAGTCGAACGGGAACGGTCGACCACCATGGGTTTCAACCGGGCGCCCACCATGGGTCTCTACCGGCCGACCACCAGTGAATCGAGACCGTTGTAATGGAGTTGCAGACGGAACGCTCTTCCCAGCACCAAATTGTGCCAACTTTATCCTTTGTGAAGGGGGACGTGACGTTCAGACCGCTTGCGTGCCAGAAGGGACGCTGTTCGATTACGAACGTGGAGTTTGCGACCACCCGGAGTTCGTAACCTGCTACGCCCAAGAAAATCGCTGCACGGGCCGCGTCAATGGAACGCTCATCCCAGCGCAGGAATGCTCCAACTTCATCATCTGCATGAACGAGCTGGAAACCGAGGAGGTATCCTGTGTTCCGGACGGAACCCTTTTCGACTACCAGCGTGAGGTGTGCGACTTCCCCGAGAACGTTCTATGCTGGGAGAGCGATATGTGTGCTGGGCGGCCCGACGGTTCCCTGGCTCCTTCTCGCAATTGCAGCAACTTCTTTATCTGTGAGGACGAGGCTATCTTCGAGGAGATCACCTGCCAACCCAGCGGTACCGTCTTCGACTGGGAACGGGAGGTCTGCGATCATCCAGAAAATGTGAAATGTTGGGAGTCGGGCTCGAATGGAAATAGTACGGAACGACCACCATCATCGACCGCGTCACCGACACGACCACCGCTGGATACCAACGTTCCAAATGATATTTGCCGGGGCGTTACCGTCGGAATGATCGCACATCCTACTAACTGCGGACAGTACGTGATCTGTGTGCTTGGACAACCAACGGTTCAGTACTGCCCTGACGACTTCATCTTTATTCCCGAACTTTCCACCTGTGGCTTCGGTGatgctagctcttgtcaagcTAGCCGGACGTGGGTAGAAGTGTACAAGAGGGTCGTTTCGTACGTTCACTAA
- the LOC131287480 gene encoding probable chitinase 10, protein LVFSIALFGLLLHCASARFVSDNICLAMPNGQKLPITEDCGSYIVCEYNVQRIQRCTAGTLFDPVAMVCNWAAFVKCGQTPSLPPILIAPTPGPVTIPSAPTPPRAPSVTPSIPTAPTALPTQTVTTTTTRKPTQPPIVPTAPTAPPVVHTAAPTVATIRPTTTLQPIPTTPSYNAPINPYPFCTPDEFSFTAHPSACESYYICAYGKLILHSCGHGVYWNTATNQCDFPENTDCTNLPNPAAPENSTPSAETTTISIIPDCYGNDIFYPNYADCSQYYICIGLHPILMSCPTNFLWNSKVSQCETPATAFCAQK, encoded by the exons TTAGTCTTCAGTATAGCCCTCTTTGGGCTATTGCTTCACTGTGCATCGGCTAGATTTGTATCTGATAAC ATATGTCTGGCGATGCCGAATGGGCAGAAGTTGCCTATAACCGAAGACTGTGGTTCGTACATCGTCTGCGAGTACAATGTCCAGAGGATTCAACGCTGCACTGCTGGTACGCTGTTCGATCCTGTGGCAATGGTTTGTAACTGGGCGGCTTTTGTAAAATGCGGCCAAACTCCGTCCCTGCCACCGATTTTGATCGCTCCGACACCGGGTCCCGTTACAATTCCCTCCGCCCCAACACCACCTCGGGCACCTTCCGTAACCCCGAGTATCCCAACAGCTCCTACGGCACTTCCAACACAAACGGTAACCACCACTACAACTCGCAAACCAACGCAGCCACCCATTGTCCCGACAGCACCGACTGCACCCCCAGTAGTTCACACCGCTGCACCTACCGTGGCGACGATCCGGCCAACTACTACCCTGCAACCAATACCGACCACTCCTTCGTACAACGCACCCATAAACCCATACCCATTCTGTACTCCGGACGAATTCAGTTTTACCGCGCATCCGTCCGCTTGTGAGAGCTATTATATCTGTGCATATGGTAAGCTTATCTTGCATAGCTGTGGTCACGGAGTGTACTGGAACACAGCTACGAATCAGTGCGACTTCCCTGAGAATACCGACTGCACCAACCTACCAAACCCTGCCGCTCCGGAAAACTCAACGCCCTCTGCGGAAACGACCACTATATCCATCATTCCCG ATTGCTACGGTAACGACATCTTCTATCCCAACTATGCCGACTGTAGCCAGTACTACATTTGCATTGGACTGCATCCAATCCTGATGAGCTGCCCGACTAACTTCCTTTGGAACAGCAAGGTATCGCAGTGCGAGACTCCAGCCACTGCATTTTGCGCGCAAAAATAA